The genomic segment AGGAGGGCGGCCTGTCAGGGCTGCTCCGCTCGGAACACGCCCTGCGCGCCCTGGAGGACGCCTGCCGCGCCCCCGGCGTGCGACCCCTGCTGGCCACGGTCGGCGTGGCGGACCTGCTCACCGCCGCCGAACTCCTGGAACGCGCCCTGAGACCGCTGTCCGCGCCCTGGTACGAACCGGACGAGCTCGGCGCCGCCGATCTGTGCCACGCCGTCTCCGGCGGTCCCGCGACCCTTCCCGGGCTGCTGGCCAAACGGTTCTTCGGAACGCCGCTCCTGGTCACCGAGTACGGCGTCCGACTGCGCGAGGCACTCCTCGCGCACCGCGCCTCCGGCCTCTCCGCCGAAGTCCGCGCGCTCCTCACCGCGTTCCACCGGCTGCTCGCCGGTGAGTCCTACCGCGAGGCAGCCCTGATCACCCCGGGCAGCACCCACGCCCGCCGCTGGCAGGAACGCTGCGGCGCCGACCGCTCCCGGCTGCGGACCGTCTACCCGGGCATGGAGGCCGCCCGCTTCGCCCGCGCCGGCGAGGCCGCGGAAGCGGCCGGCGCGGACGCCCCGGCCGGGCACACCGACCCCACGCTCACCTGGGTCGGCCGCCCGGACCCGGCCAAGGACCTCATCGCGCTCCTGCACGCCTTCGACGCGATACGCAAGGCGGAACCGGGCGCACGGCTCCGGATCCTGTATGTCCGCGGCGGCGTCGACTCCTACCTGGCGGGCTGCCGCACGCTGGCCGCCCAGCTCTTCCCCGACGAGGCCCAGGACGCGGTGACGGTCGGCGAGAGCCCCGTCACCTTCGAGGAGATCGGCTCGCCCGGCGCACCCCAACTCGCCGACGCCTACGCCTCCGGCGATGTCGTCGTCCTGTCCAGCATCGTCGAGGGCTTCCCGCTGAGCCTCGTCGAGGCGATGTTCTGCGGACGCGCGACGGTCTCCACCGACGTGGGCGCCGTCCGCGAGGTCATCGGCGGCACGGGGCTCGTCGTACCGCCCCGCAACCCCAAGGCGCTCGCCGACGCCTGCCTCGCGCTGCTACGCGAGCCCGAGCGCGCCGCCCGGCTCGGCGCGGCGGCGCGCGAGCGGGCGCTCGAACTCTTCACCGTCGAGCGGTGCGTGGGCGCGTTCCGCGAGATCTACCTGGAGCTCGTCGCGCACTGTCCCGTACGGCGCGAGCCGCAGCTCGACACCGACGGCGTGCCGCGCCCCTTCTCCGAGCCGGCCGAGGCCCACGTCCCCGGCCGCCTCACACCCGTGCTGCCCGCCCCGACCTGGGCCCGCCGCCCACAGCCCGCGGGCTTCCCGTTCCCGGGAGGTGACCTCGTATGACCGCCACCCATGGCTCCGCGCAGGCCGCCCTCCTCGCCCGCATCCTCTCCGACGTCCCCACCGACCCGCCGCCGCCCAACGAGACCTTCCCCGGCGCCGATCTCCTCCCCCCGGCCTTCCGCCGGGCGGCCTCCGGCCCGGTCGATGATTCCGCGACGGTCGCGGAAGAGGTTCTGAGCGACGGCGTCGAGCGCTCGGCCGGGGGCCGGGCCGACGACCCGGCTCCGGAGCCCGAGCCGGCTCCGGACGACGCCATCGCGACGGCCGAAGCCACGGCCGAGGGCCTGAGCGGCTGCGTAGACCCCTCCGACGAGCCAGCTCCCACCGCCACCCCGGACCGCCTGAACGCGGACGCCACGATCGCCTGGCCGGAAGCTGAAGCCGAAGCCGAAGCCGAAGCCGTCTCCGAAGCCGCCTCCAGGGCGCTTCCGCCCGCGGAGGCGCCCACCCCCGGACTCGACGCCGCGGGCGAGATCCGCGCGCGGGTCGTGGCAGCCCTGGGCTACGGCCCGGGAACGGACGGCGGCACACTGGCGCCGGAGTTGCCCGTCGATGGCGGGGGTTCGTACCGCCTGGCGGAGGCGGCTGTGGGCGACGGGGTGTTGCTCTCGGGGTCGCGGCCGGGGCCGGTTCTGCCGGTCGGTGACGGTGGGGATCCCGCCTCGGCGGTGGGTGCGAGCGGCCGGGATACCGGTGCGGCGCCTGCGCCGGAGTCGTCCGTCGACGCCGAAGGTTCGTGCCGCCCGGATGGTGACGTGCCGGATGGTTCTGCCGAACCCGCCGGGAGGGCCTCGGCCTCGCCGCCTCGGCGGCGGGGGCCCGCTGATCCTGTGCGTGGGGTGATGCACCGGCACGAGGAGCTGTGTGCGGGGGCGGTGGACGTGCTGGAGATCGCCGCCGGGCTGGAGGCGCACG from the Streptomyces sp. RKAG293 genome contains:
- a CDS encoding DUF3492 domain-containing protein, producing the protein MRIALLTEGGYPYARGEGGAWCDRLVRGLPGHEFEVYALSRSERTETGGRVELPSQVRRVRSERLWGAPPEDDGTRGRAARRARRHRFLHHYRELAAALAGGDEGSAAGCVDDVIGLAGAGADGYGGARADRFASGLYGLAELSREEGGLSGLLRSEHALRALEDACRAPGVRPLLATVGVADLLTAAELLERALRPLSAPWYEPDELGAADLCHAVSGGPATLPGLLAKRFFGTPLLVTEYGVRLREALLAHRASGLSAEVRALLTAFHRLLAGESYREAALITPGSTHARRWQERCGADRSRLRTVYPGMEAARFARAGEAAEAAGADAPAGHTDPTLTWVGRPDPAKDLIALLHAFDAIRKAEPGARLRILYVRGGVDSYLAGCRTLAAQLFPDEAQDAVTVGESPVTFEEIGSPGAPQLADAYASGDVVVLSSIVEGFPLSLVEAMFCGRATVSTDVGAVREVIGGTGLVVPPRNPKALADACLALLREPERAARLGAAARERALELFTVERCVGAFREIYLELVAHCPVRREPQLDTDGVPRPFSEPAEAHVPGRLTPVLPAPTWARRPQPAGFPFPGGDLV